A genomic window from Salvia splendens isolate huo1 chromosome 11, SspV2, whole genome shotgun sequence includes:
- the LOC121754688 gene encoding uncharacterized protein LOC121754688, which yields MGGCISSDFDNSTNQKPCATVISVSGELRRYPLPVTVSQVIQFETSSPDSVFLCNSDRLYFDDYVPRLDAAEALEPDQIYFVMPASRLQNRLAASDMAALAVKASVAFNDFNPRRSRKSRISPVLVAEEDPQSIHQIKINGNSYVQVKSGRKSSLGGVPRSGSVRKMHMRRAKLAVRSFRLRLSTINEGSVLLN from the coding sequence ATGGGAGGTTGTATATCGTCGGATTTCGATAACTCTACCAATCAGAAGCCGTGCGCCACGGTGATCTCTGTTTCCGGAGAACTGCGCCGGTATCCGCTCCCGGTCACGGTCTCGCAGGTGATCCAGTTCGAGACGTCGTCGCCGGACTCCGTCTTCCTCTGCAACTCCGACCGCCTCTACTTCGACGATTACGTGCCGCGCCTCGACGCTGCGGAGGCGCTGGAGCCGGACCAGATCTACTTCGTGATGCCGGCCTCGAGGCTCCAGAACCGCCTCGCCGCCTCCGACATGGCGGCGCTGGCCGTCAAGGCGAGCGTCGCGTTCAACGATTTCAACCCGCGGCGCAGCCGGAAGTCTCGGATCTCGCCGGTTTTGGTGGCGGAGGAGGATCCGCAGTCGATTCATCAGATTAAAATCAACGGCAATTCGTACGTTCAAGTTAAAAGCGGAAGGAAGTCTTCGTTGGGCGGCGTTCCGAGATCCGGCTCCGTGAGGAAGATGCACATGCGACGAGCGAAATTGGCAGTTCGATCCTTCAGATTGAGGCTCAGCACGATTAACGAAGGCTCCGTGCTCCTTAATTGA
- the LOC121754689 gene encoding uncharacterized protein LOC121754689 → MSISEGGLPVSGPVSSPPYIAGLEPLAAASAPLNAQALAFEDILASIARVEARLDAEGRQPVNAPPRSRPEPDPPYDGPSGWRRGSPNRHHIPTAAVSTTALPQLGFAGPSTTRGPQRSAPMDSSPWEPPGYGGALVQNNHPSAWDHPAVRQEGRYDARPSAWDLPLGERDGGQYSDSMRYDHQRYEKPRYEKMKPPRFNGSEAVNWISRVQYYFNHMGTPEDHRLHYVVMMFEGPASEWIFNYRDNNPNANWADFLEDVRRRFDPQCFQNFIGLIAKLCQTGSLAEYNTTFETMLNRVRGVPEYILLPIYIEGLTQPVKNHVRLQHPSSVAAAMALAVECDGCIDRPPPAGGFSRRTGNRYENRQLGQPPQFALPAPQQQVSRPPQQKFSEFSKLPVIRLSQAEKSERSRLGLCWWCPEKWVAGHNCRGCFLVYMGADGESEEESEGEEVPHDTQLVTADISHIYALEGRQKEDAIELVGTVGSMEVWILVDTGSSHDFLHPRVAERLALPLLKVRPFRVYVGNGESLLCSWVSKPTRIVVQKHVFLVDLHILPVHGPDIILGRAWLKSLRRVTNDFDTDTLEFVKNGEQIRLNLVPPAAQTVSLRRFSTLLKLQGVGDVFEMVPLPQQQPAAAAVGEAGAFPRDLPEAMLAVLESHSVVFGLPTGMPPKRIFDHRIHLLPQTKPINVRPYRYPYFQKTEIERQVKEMLDSGIIRPSQSPFSSPVLLIRKNDGSFRFCIDYMSYLTNWDRRGFSLS, encoded by the coding sequence ATGTCGATTTCGGAGGGAGGGCTGCCTGTTTCGGGCCCTGTTTCGTCGCCGCCGTATATCGCCGGCTTGGAGCCGTTGGCGGCAGCATCTGCGCCGTTGAATGCTCAGGCCCTGGCCTTTGAAGACATCCTGGCTTCGATCGCGAGGGTCGAGGCACGCCTGGATGCGGAGGGCCGTCAGCCCGTGAACGCGCCACCACGATCGCGGCCTGAACCTGACCCGCCATACGATGGACCGTCGGGGTGGAGGAGAGGATCACCGAATCGGCATCATATACCCACGGCGGCGGTCTCCACGACTGCGCTGCCGCAACTAGGGTTTGCGGGGCCGTCGACTACGCGGGGGCCGCAACGTTCGGCGCCGATGGATAGTTCTCCATGGGAACCACCAGGATACGGTGGCGCGCTTGTTCAGAACAACCATCCATCTGCATGGGATCATCCGGCCGTTAGGCAGGAGGGGCGCTACGACGCGCGACCCTCGGCCTGGGATCTTCCATTGGGTGAGCGGGATGGGGGACAGTATTCGGACTCTATGCGGTATGATCACCAACGCTATGAGAAACCGCGCTATGAAAAGATGAAGCCACCTCGTTTCAACGGGTCCGAGGCGGTTAACTGGATTTCGAGGGTTCAGTACTATTTCAACCATATGGGCACGCCAGAGGATCACCGTTTGCATTACGTGGTCATGATGTTTGAGGGTCCGGCATCGGAGTGGATATTTAACTACAGGGATAATAACCCGAATGCGAACTGGGCGGATTTCTTGGAGGATGTGCGACGTCGCTTTGACCCGCAGTGTTTTCAGAATTTTATTGGGTTAATCGCGAAGTTGTGTCAGACTGGGTCGCTAGCGGAGTATAATACCACTTTCGAGACCATGTTGAATCGGGTGAGAGGGGTACCTGAGTACATTCTCCTTCCGATCTATATAGAGGGCCTCACACAGCCTGTTAAGAACCATGTGCGTCTTCAACATCCGTCTTCGGTGGCAGCCGCAATGGCTCTGGCGGTGGAGTGCGACGGCTGCATCGATCGGCCGCCGCCTGCAGGAGGTTTTTCTCGACGCACTGGGAATCGTTATGAGAACAGACAACTCGGCCAACCACCGCAATTCGCCCTGCCGGCTCCCCAACAACAGGTTTCGCGCCCTCCTCAACAAAAGTTCTCCGAATTTTCAAAACTTCCAGTGATTCGGTTGTCACAGGCAGAAAAGTCAGAAAGATCTCGCCTGGGTTTGTGTTGGTGGTGCCCAGAGAAGTGGGTAGCGGGCCATAACTGTCGGGGGTGTTTCCTGGTGTACATGGGCGCGGACGGTGAGTCGGAGGAGGAGAGTGAAGGGGAAGAGGTTCCTCACGACACACAGTTGGTTACGGCAGACATATCTCATATCTATGCATTGGAGGGTCGTCAAAAGGAGGACGCCATCGAGCTGGTTGGGACTGTGGGATCGATGGAGGTTTGGATTTTGGTGGATACAGGAAGCTCACACGACTTTCTCCATCCTCGGGTGGCTGAGCGCTTGGCCCTCCCGCTGCTGAAAGTTCGACCGTTCAGAGTATATGTTGGCAACGGCGAATCACTCCTTTGTTCGTGGGTTAGTAAGCCAACGAGGATTGTCGTCCAGAAGCATGTGTTTCTGGTAGACCTGCACATTTTGCCGGTGCATGGGCCGGATATTATTCTTGGGAGAGCGTGGCTGAAGTCACTCCGTCGTGTGACTAACGACTTTGACACAGACACGTTGGAGTTTGTGAAGAATGGAGAGCAGATCCGCCTGAATTTGGTGCCACCGGCCGCCCAGACCGTCTCGCTGCGGCGTTTTTCTACCTTGCTCAAGCTGCAGGGTGTCGGCGATGTGTTTGAGATGGTACCTCTGCCTCAGCAGCAGCCCGCCGCCGCGGCAGTGGGGGAGGCGGGTGCTTTTCCGAGGGATCTTCCGGAGGCTATGTTAGCCGTGTTGGAGTCGCACAGCGTGGTGTTTGGGTTACCCACGGGGATGCCACCGAAGCGCATCTTTGATCACAGGATTCATCTACTTCCTCAGACAAAGCCGATCAATGTACGGCCCTACAGATATCCGTACTTCCAGAAAACGGAGATCGAGCGCCAGGTCAAAGAGATGCTTGATTCGGGTATTATTCGCCCAAGTCAAAGCCCGTTTTCGTCCCCGGTGTTGCTTATACGGAAGAATGATGGGTCGTTCCGATTTTGCATTGATTACATGAGTTATTTGACGAATTGGGATCGGCGAGGTTTTTCTCTAAGTTAG
- the LOC121755880 gene encoding 60S ribosomal protein L35-like isoform X2: MARIKVHELRVKNKTELLAQLKDLKAELALLRVAKVTGGAPNKLSKIKVVRLSIAQVLTVISQKQKSALREAYKNKKYLPLDLRPKKTRAIRRRLTKHQSSLKTEKQKKEMYFPLRKYAIKV; encoded by the exons ATGG CTCGAATCAAGGTGCACGAGCTTCGGGTGAAGAACAAGACGGAGCTGTTAGCGCAGCTAAAGGATCTGAAAGCTGAGCTGGCGCTGCTGCGGGTGGCTAAAGTCACCGGAGGCGCTCCGAACAAGCTGTCGAAAATCAAGGTGGTGCGGCTGTCGATCGCGCAGGTGCTAACCGTTATCTCGCAGAAGCAGAAGTCCGCTCTGCGCGAAGCCTACAAAAACAAGAAGTATTTGCCCCTCGATCTCCGCCCTAAGAAGACGCGCGCTATCCGCCGCCGCCTAACAAAGCACCAG TCTTCTTTGAAGACGGAAAAGCAAAAGAAGGAAATGTACTTCCCTTTGAGGAAGTATGCCATCAAAGTGTAA
- the LOC121755880 gene encoding 60S ribosomal protein L35-like isoform X1 yields the protein MARIKVHELRVKNKTELLAQLKDLKAELALLRVAKVTGGAPNKLSKIKVVRLSIAQVLTVISQKQKSALREAYKNKKYLPLDLRPKKTRAIRRRLTKHQVLQAGFGGWPLPRFCAQSSCSLQSPLLSLQNLHMLLYLHGSVVAAFELSDFWCPLLQCASFCRR from the exons ATGG CTCGAATCAAGGTGCACGAGCTTCGGGTGAAGAACAAGACGGAGCTGTTAGCGCAGCTAAAGGATCTGAAAGCTGAGCTGGCGCTGCTGCGGGTGGCTAAAGTCACCGGAGGCGCTCCGAACAAGCTGTCGAAAATCAAGGTGGTGCGGCTGTCGATCGCGCAGGTGCTAACCGTTATCTCGCAGAAGCAGAAGTCCGCTCTGCGCGAAGCCTACAAAAACAAGAAGTATTTGCCCCTCGATCTCCGCCCTAAGAAGACGCGCGCTATCCGCCGCCGCCTAACAAAGCACCAG GTACTCCAAGCTGGATTTGGTGGCTGGCCTCTGCCCAGATTCTGTGCACAGTCTTCCTGCTCACTCCAAAGTCCTTTGCTGTCTTTACAAAACCTCCATATGCTACTTTACCTTCATGGCTCAGTTGTAGCAGCCTTTGAGCTATCAGATTTTTGGTGTCCACTCCTACAATGCGCGAGTTTTTGTCGCCGGTGA
- the LOC121755841 gene encoding splicing factor U2af small subunit B-like: MAEHLASIFGTEKDRVNCPFYFKIGACRHGDRCSRLHNRPTISPTLLLSNMYQRPDMITPGVDAQGQPIDPDKIQEHFEDFYEDIYEELSKFGEIESLNVCDNLADHMIGNVYVLFKEEDQAAAALNALQGRFYSGRPIIADFSPVTDFREATCRQYEENSCNRGGYCNFMHVKMIGRELRRKLYGTRHGKFWGTRSRSRSASPPKREREKDRDRDRDREREGDYDRRDHHRGSGRRSGGDDRHGGRYGSERRRHGGSPRRSRSPVREGSEERRARIEQWNREREEKGQ, translated from the coding sequence ATGGCGGAGCACTTGGCCTCCATTTTCGGCACCGAGAAAGACCGCGTCAACTGCCCGTTCTACTTCAAAATCGGCGCCTGCCGCCACGGCGACCGGTGCTCCCGCCTCCACAACCGCCCCACCATTTCTCCGACGCTGCTGCTGTCCAACATGTACCAGCGCCCCGACATGAtaacccccggcgtcgacgccCAAGGCCAGCCGATCGACCCCGACAAGATCCAGGAGCATTTCGAGGATTTCTACGAGGACATTTACGAGGAGCTCAGCAAATTCGGCGAAATCGAGAGCCTCAATGTCTGCGACAACCTCGCCGACCACATGATTGGAAATGTCTACGTCCTGTTCAAGGAGGAGGACCAGGCGGCGGCTGCGCTCAACGCCTTGCAGGGTAGGTTCTACTCTGGCCGTCCGATTATCGCCGATTTCTCGCCGGTTACTGATTTTCGCGAGGCCACATGCCGGCAGTATGAGGAGAACAGCTGTAACCGTGGCGGCTACTGCAATTTTATGCATGTGAAGATGATCGGTAGGGAGCTGAGGAGGAAGCTGTATGGTACTCGCCATGGCAAATTTTGGGGGACTCGGAGCCGTAGCAGGAGTGCGAGCCCCCCTAAGCGTGAGAGGGAGAAAGACAGGGACAGGGACAGGGACAGGGAAAGAGAAGGGGATTATGATAGGCGGGATCACCACCGTGGTAGTGGGAGGAGGAGTGGTGGAGATGACAGGCATGGTGGTAGGTATGGGAGTGAGAGGAGAAGGCATGGAGGGAGTCCGAGGAGGAGCAGGAGTCCAGTGAGGGAAGGGAGCGAGGAGCGTAGAGCTAGAATTGAGCAGTGGAATCGGGAGAGGGAGGAGAAGGGGCAGTGA